TCACCGGCCTGGTGCAGGACGCCGAGATTGAGGCAGGCCGATCCCTCGCCAGCCTGACAGCTACGCTGCAAGAGCTTAACCGCCTTGGGCACGTCCTTCTGCACGCCCTGCCCGGAGAAGCAGAGCCCGGCGAAGTCGACGCAGGAGCGCAGTCGTCCGCTGTCGCAGGCCTTCTCGGCATAGTGCGCCGCCAAGGACAGATCCTTCGCGGCCCCCTTGCCGCTGAAGTGCATGCTGCTGACCGCGGCGCAGCTCTCACCATCGCCGCCCGCGCAGAGGCGGCGGCAGGCGCCGTACTCACCGGCCTTGCAGGCGGCGCGCCCGTCCTTCTGGCCCTGGTGCGCCTCGCGCAGCGGAGGCAGCGTGGCCTCGGCCGCCTGCCTTTCTCTGCTGCTGGTCGACGCACAGCCCAGCAGCGCTAGGGTCGCGGTGAGGGATAGATAGGCGATGGCGATCAGGGCGCGATGCCCTGTGGTTGCGATCGAACTCAAGGGGATCTCCTGGGTGCGCGGGGGACGCAATCAACGTTTGGAAGGTCGGCGATGGCGTTTACGCGCGGCGCCGCGCGCGCGATCGACTCACTGGCTCACTGGCAAATGCGGTCGGGCCGGCCGTCGCCGTCGCCGTCGAGGCCGCGCAGCAGCGCCTCGGAGCCCCAGGGCGCTGAAGCCACGCGACAACGCACCTCCGCCTGGGTACCGGGATCCGGCTCACCCTTGCGCACGATCTGCAACGCGTAGGGCGTTCCGTCCGTCGCCGGGTCGCAGCGCGGGTTGCTGACGAAGCGCCAGCAGGGGCAGGTGCTGCCGCATTCGCGGTTGCTCTCGTCGGCGAACAAGGCCGCTGAGCACTTGGGTACGGTGATCGTCGTCTTCCCGCCGCCCGTGGTCGGCGTCACCTCCTGCACGTCGCAGTCGGTCTGCGCCAGGCAACCGGGTGCGGGGCAGCTGACGCCGCCGCCGAGGTCGTCGCCGGCCGCGCAGGCCAGCGCTCCCGTGCGCGTGAGCAGCGGTGACTTTGCGCACTGGCGACCGAGCGCGCCGATGATCTTTTGTCCCACCTCGCGCAGCGCGGGTCGGAAGTCGTCGGTGCAGATCGACGTCAGGGAGCCCGGGACGTCGCCGGCGCGCGCATTGAAGCTGTTGAGCAGCGCGCTGATGCGGATCGCCGGGAAGGCTCCGTTGTTGGCGCTCGCTGCGGTGCCGAGCGAGCAGGTTTGCTGGACCTCGGGGTAGGGTGTTGGCTCGCCGGGTTGAGCGATGAGTTTGACCTCGACCGGCGTCGGCGGTCCCGTGATCGCGGAGACGAGGATGCGGCCGGTCGGTTTGAGGCCCTTGAAGAAGGTCTCATAGCTATTGAACCCCGTGACGGTGTGCAGGTAGGGGCTCGCCGGATCGGGTGTGCAGTTCTGGCGCAGCCCCGGTTTGCGCTCGTCCTCGGGGCTGACGCCCTGGCAGCGCGTGCCGTACTCGAAGCAGCGAAAGTTCGCTGCGAGGCCACTGAAATTACCGAAGGCGGGGTTGCCAAGATCGAAGAGCGCCGGATTGCTCGCGCTGCAGTCGTCCTCGTCGGTGATCAACACCACGGCCAGCAGGGCCTGGGGCCGGACGAAGCCGGGGTTGAGATTGAGCGCCGGGTCGAGCGCCCGTCGCGTCGCCTCGAGCTGTTGCTCGAAGCCGCAGCCGGTCGCGCCGACGGCGGCGATGCAGGCAAAGGCCTCGGCGATCCGCGTGACCGGATCTGCAGTGGAGGAGTCCTTGACGTTGGTCAGCGTGATCCACGGATCGTTGGGTGTCGGGCAGCCAGCCGTGCGGGCCTGGTTGAGCAACTTCGCCTGATCGCCGCCGGCACGGCAGCCACCGACGGCCGGGCCGTAGCCGAGGTCGGGCGTGATCACGCCGATGTGGACGTCCGGTATGTTGCAGTCGCCGGCCGCGAGCGAGCAGCCCGCGGGCCCGAGCTTTGGCGTCCGCAGCGCCTCGATCAGCGCCGGGAACTGTGCCTTCAAGGTCGCCTGCTCGCCGGCCATCGAAAGCGAGCTATCGACGAGAAAGAGCAGATCGACCTGGGTGTCCAGGGTCTGCGGGAAGATCTCTGTCGTCTGGTTTCCCGAAGCGGCAGGCGGACTATCGACCGGTCGGCTGACGCAACCGGGCGTCGCGATCAGCGCTGCAGTGGCAAGGAACCAGGCGGGGCGGGATGCGATCGAGTGCGAGGGGAGTCGCTTGCGCACGTAGGAGTCCTCCATCGGTTGGTCGCCACCCTGCGGCGCCAGCGGGGCCGGCCAGGCGCGCTCACCGCAGTGTGCGGCGCGCGTACGGACCGGCCGATTATACAGGGCCGCCGTCCGCGCAGCCAGCCCGCCGCCGGGCCGCGCGGCATTTATTAGCGGGGGTGGAGGTGGCCCCCTCGCGGACCGCCACGGCCCGCGCCTTGCTCGCGCCGGTGGGAATCGCTACGATCGCCCGCTCCAAAGAAAGCGAGTCTGGTGCCGCCAATGCCCACCGATGGGTTCAAGCGGGTGCTCGTCGTCGATGACGAAGAGAGCATTCGCCAGTTGTTGAAGAACGTCCTTGGGCGCGAGGGCCTCGAGGTCAGTCTTGCCGCGAGCGGCGCCGAGGCGCTCGTCGCCCTCGAGCACGAGCCGATCGACGTCGTGCTGGCCGACGTCCGCATGCCGGGCATGTCGGGCCTCGAGCTGCTGGCCGAGGTGCAGCAGCGCTGGCCCGAGCTCGTGATCTTGATCATGTCGGCCTACGGCAGCGTCGATGCGGCGATCGAGGCGCTCAAGCAAGGGGCCTACGACTACATTGCCAAGCCCTTCCGCCCCGTCGAGGCCGTGCTGATGATTCGCAAGGCCGAGGAACGCGAGCGGCTGCGGCGGGAGAATCGCCGCCTGCGCTCGGACCTGGCGCAGATCCAGGGCCAGCAGGTCGCCGGCATCGTCACCCGCAGCCCAGCGATGGAGCAGGTGCTGCGCACGGTGCTCAAGCTCGCCGATTATAAGACAACGGTCCTGGTCCAGGGCGAGTCGGGCACCGGCAAGGAGCTGGTGGCGCGGGCCATTCATCAGCAGGGTTCACGCGCGCGCGCGCCCTTCGTCGCCGTCAACTGCGGCGCCATTCCGGAGAGTCTATTGGAGTCGGAGCTCTTCGGCCATCGCAAGGGAGCCTTCACCGACGCCACCCAGGATAAGAAGGGGCTCTTCGCCGAGGCCGACGGCGGCACGCTCTTGCTCGATGAGATCGGCGAGCTGCCGCTCAGCCTGCAGGTCAAGCTGCTGCGGGTGTTGCAAGAGGAGGAGGTGCGCCGGCTTGGCGACGCTAAGTCGGTGAAGATCGATGTGCGCGTCGTCGCGGCGACGGTGCGCGATCTGCACCAGGAGGTGCAGGCAGGGCGTTTCCGCGAGGATCTCTTCTACCGGCTCAACGTCATGCCCCTGACGCTGCCGCCCCTGCGCGAGCGCCCTGAGGATATTCCGCTGCTCGTCGAGTACGCGATCGCGCGCCACAACAAGCGCCTGGGGCTCGAGGTCGCGAGTGTCTCGCGCGAGGTGATGAAGGCGCTGATCGCGCACCCGTGGCCGGGCAACGTGCGCGAGCTCGAGAACACGATCGAGCACGCGATGGTCCTGGCCGAGGGGCCGCGCATCGAGGTCGCGAATCTGCCGTCGCGCTTGCGGGCCGACGGCGATCCGGTGGAGCGCGCGCTGCGGCACGGTACGCTCAGCATCAAGCAAAACAACCGCATCATCGAAGAGGCGCTGATTCGCCGGGCGCTGGCGCAGACCGGCGGCAATCGCACGACCGCCGCGCGCATGCTCGAGATCAGCCATCGCGCGCTGCTCTACAAGATTAAGGACTACCTGATCACCGATCTGTAACCGCGCGCATGGGTGGATTTGTTGCGCGGCCCCGTGGATAGGGCGATGATTCCCTCACGTAGGCAGCAACGACGACTGAAGACGCTGAGGCGCGGCTGGGTGCGCGTCCCTAATTGAGCGGTGTTTAATAGCAAAGTTTAACATAATTATGTGTCAATGATACGGCTCGGCCCTTGACACGAGGCGGCAGGGGGTCCCATAATGGTCGACGTCGGTTCAGGCGCCTTTCGCCCGGCCGGCGACGGTACCCAGCGAGACCATCATGAGCACCCGCGAAACCGAGCGTGCGCAGCGCGGTGGCGGTCCAACCGCAGGCCCAGGGCCTGCGCGTTCCGACGCCGTGAACGCCAGTGAAGACGCCGGTTCCACTCCCGCCCCGTCCCCCGCCGCCGCGCTACCCGCTCGGGTGCGTAAAGGCGAGGGCAAGCAGCCCGGCCGCGAACAGAACCGAGTGCGTCAACTCCGCAGCGAACGGATGATGAGCAAAGCGGAGTTGGCCCGGCGAGCAGGTCTTTCCACGCTGACGATCGATCGCGTGGAAAAGGGCATGCCCTGCCGGATGGATACGAAGCGCAAGATTCTGGAGGCCTTGGGGTTGACACCGACGGCTCGCGTGACGGTCTTCGGCGACGACGACTGAGACGACGCGGGCCCCAGCGGGCCGAGCCCCAAAGGTAATGCGGTTAGGCGCCGTCTAGCGGCGCAGAGCGGCGGACGTTCGGTCGGTTGTCTTGGCCGCGCCTGAGCGCGTGGTCGACGCAGGCCGTGGGGGGCTCGATGGCCAAGAACTGCATCGGTCTGGACATTGGCAGTAGCGCCATCAAGGTGGTGCAGCTCAAGAGCACCAAGCGCGGCTACCAACTCGTCAACTTCGGGATGGAGCCGGTGCCACCGCAGACGATCGTCGACGGCTCGGTGATGAACGCGTCGGCGGCTGCCGAGGCCATCGCCTCGCTCTTCGCGCAGCTCAAGATTCGCCACACCGATGTCGCGATCGCCGTGGCCGGTCACGCCGTGATCATCAAGAAGATCACGGTGCCGCAGATGACCCGAGAGGAGCTCGAGGAACAGATCCACTGGGAGGCCGAGCACCATATCCCCTTCGCCAAGGACGATGTGGAAATCGACCACCAGATCCTCGAGAGCAGCGCCATCGACAACCAGATGGAGGTGCTGCTCGTGGCCGCGAAGAAGGACGTGGTCGCTGACTACGTCGAAGCGGTGCGCGAGGCGCGCCTCAATCCGATGGTCGTCGAGGTGGCAGCCTTCAGCCTGCAGAACTGCTACGAGCTCAACTACGGCCGGCCGAACGAAACGGTGGCCCTGCTCAACATCGGCGCGTCGATCAGCACGGTAAACATCCTGCAGAACGGTCAAAGCGCCTTTACCCGCGACGTTACCCTCGGCGGCAATGCCTACACCGAGGAGATCCAGAAGCAGCTCGGCGTGGGCTACGAGGAGGCCGAAGCCTACAAGTGCGGCGGCACCGCGGGCGATGAGGTGATCCCGGAAGAGGTCGACGAGATCCTCCGGCAGCAGGCCGAGGCGATGGCCGGGGAGTTCCAGCGTTCCTTCGACTTCTTCCTCGCCACGACCTCGTCGGGGCAGATCGACCGTGTCGTGCTGGCCGGGGGGACCGCGCAGGTCCCAGCGTTGCGTAAGGCGATCGAGCGGCGAGCGCGGCTGCCGATCGAGGTGCTCGATCCCTTCAAGACCGTGACGGTCGACGAGTCGACCTTCGACATGGACTACGTCCGCGCCAATGCGCCGACGGCGGCGGTGGCGGTCGGACTGGCCCTGCGCCAGGAGGGGGACAACCTATGACCACGCGCGCCCACGCTCTCGACACGAGGCCTTCGTCATGATTCGCATCAACCTGATGCCCGTGCGGCAGGTGCGCAAGGTGCAGGCGCGTCGTCGGCAGTTCGCTGTCCTCGGCGCCGTGCTCGCGGTCGAGCTGATCGCTCTCTTCATCGTCCATGAGAACCAGGCCAGCGCGCTCGAGGAGCGCCGGCGCGCCGTGTCCGAACTCCAAGGCGAGATCGAGCAGCTCAAGCAAGAGGTCGGCGACTTCGACAAGCTGAAGCAGCAGCGCGACCAGCTGGTGGCGCAGCGCGAGGTGATTAATTCGCTGCAGAAGGGTCGAACCGGTCCCGTCGCGATGCTGCGCGAGCTGAGCGGAATCCTCAGCGTCGGCAAGGGACCGATGGTCGATCAGACGGCCTACGAGGCGCTCCTGCATCGCGATCCAGGCGCCGGCTACAATCCGCGCTGGAATCCGCGGCGGCTCTGGGTCGAGCGGATCGATGAGGCGCGCAAGCAGCTGACGATCCTCGGCAAGGCCAAGGACCACGACGATGTCGCGGAGCTGCTCAAGCGCCTCGCACTCTCGAAGTTCTTCACCAATGTACAGCTCAAGCGCGACGACCAGATATTCGACGATCGGTTGAAGCTGCGGGTAGTGCGGTTCTCGTTGACCTGCGCGGCGAAGTACTAGCGCGAGGGGGAAGCCAATGGCGCTCGGCGTCAATGAAGTGCTGCAGCAGTTCGACCGGTTGCAGCTCAAGCTGAAGCTGGCGATGCTCGGCATCATCGTGGCTGGTGTCGCCGCGGCGTTCTACTTCCTGCTCTACGCAGACCTGGTCGACCAGACGAACGCCATGCAGGCGCAGGTGGCGGAGCTACAGAGCGAGAAGGCCAGCTATGAGGATAAGAAGCAGCGCTACATCGCCTTCCGCGCCGAGGTGAAGGGGCTGCTGCAGGAGAAGAAGGAGCTGGTCAAGGTGCTGCCCACCGAGGCCGAGATCCCGAACTTCCTGCAGTCTCTGCACTCACAGGCCGAGCTCGCGGGCCTCAATATCATCACCTTCGACAAGCAGTCCGAGGTGGCGCGAGATTTCTATGCAGAGATCCCGGTCCGCATGCTGATCACCGGTACCTATCACCAGATCAACAAGTTCTTCTATTCGGTCGGACAGCTCAAGCGCATCGTCAATATCCGAGATCTCGGGCTCGGCGATGTGCAGGATACCGCGCAGGGCATGGTGCTCAAGGCGCGCTTCGTGTCGAGCACGTATCGCTTCCTGGAGAAGAACCCAGGCTAGCCAGCGTGTCGCGGTGGGCCTGCTCACGCCGAGCGCGGCCGCCGCGGCGCAGAGATTGTGGGAGCCGAGCGATGACAGCGCGCGCCGCTTATCTGGCCACCATCGCCGTGGCGAGCCTGTTGCTGGCTGCCTCGTGCGATGACGCGCCACCAGCCGCACCCGCCGCGGCGGGCGCGGCAGCCGCACCCGCCGCGGCGGCAGCCGCACCCGCTGTCGTCGCCCCGGCGCCGTCAGCGAGCGCGGAGAGCAGCAGGCTCGAGTTCGTGGACCGCGACTTCGTGGAGAGCCTCGAGAATCGCGATCCCTTTCGCCCCTATGTCGCCGAATTCTTGACCACGCCGCAACGCACGGCGAAGATCCAACGAAAGGTCATCCTTGGGCGCTATGGCCTCGACGAGCTCGATTTGATCGCCGTCGTGGCAGGCAATGCGCGAGCGCGCGCGATGTTCCGCGATCCAACGGGGCTCGGTGTGACGGTGAGGCGGGGCGATTACATCAGCAAGAGCGCTGGCAAGGTGAAGGACATTCTTCCGGACCGAGTCGTCGTCGAAATCCAGGAGAACCTCGAAGGGGGCCAGACGGCGGCAGACCGTGTGATCGAGATGCACCCGAAGGATGAGCAAGGGGAGGAACGCCCCTGACTTGAGGGCCCTTGAGATCGCGGTTCCGGCGAGCGACCCGCGCCTGGTCGCGAGGC
The Pseudomonadota bacterium DNA segment above includes these coding regions:
- a CDS encoding sel1 repeat family protein — encoded protein: MSSIATTGHRALIAIAYLSLTATLALLGCASTSSRERQAAEATLPPLREAHQGQKDGRAACKAGEYGACRRLCAGGDGESCAAVSSMHFSGKGAAKDLSLAAHYAEKACDSGRLRSCVDFAGLCFSGQGVQKDVPKAVKLLQRSCQAGEGSACLNLGVLHQAGEGVSRDVRRAGQLYRQCCDKGLGRGCSALGVLHHAGVAPFRQNVGEAALLYTKGCDREDPLSCAYLAALHTTGEGGMRKDLPRAVQLNTAACKAYSARGCAQLGGMFLLGTGVERDVKKGLELTYLGCQLGDQRACEQLAALQKLAEELKNKQKGTGKKSAR
- a CDS encoding sigma-54-dependent Fis family transcriptional regulator is translated as MPTDGFKRVLVVDDEESIRQLLKNVLGREGLEVSLAASGAEALVALEHEPIDVVLADVRMPGMSGLELLAEVQQRWPELVILIMSAYGSVDAAIEALKQGAYDYIAKPFRPVEAVLMIRKAEERERLRRENRRLRSDLAQIQGQQVAGIVTRSPAMEQVLRTVLKLADYKTTVLVQGESGTGKELVARAIHQQGSRARAPFVAVNCGAIPESLLESELFGHRKGAFTDATQDKKGLFAEADGGTLLLDEIGELPLSLQVKLLRVLQEEEVRRLGDAKSVKIDVRVVAATVRDLHQEVQAGRFREDLFYRLNVMPLTLPPLRERPEDIPLLVEYAIARHNKRLGLEVASVSREVMKALIAHPWPGNVRELENTIEHAMVLAEGPRIEVANLPSRLRADGDPVERALRHGTLSIKQNNRIIEEALIRRALAQTGGNRTTAARMLEISHRALLYKIKDYLITDL
- a CDS encoding helix-turn-helix transcriptional regulator; translation: MSTRETERAQRGGGPTAGPGPARSDAVNASEDAGSTPAPSPAAALPARVRKGEGKQPGREQNRVRQLRSERMMSKAELARRAGLSTLTIDRVEKGMPCRMDTKRKILEALGLTPTARVTVFGDDD
- the pilM gene encoding type IV pilus assembly protein PilM is translated as MAKNCIGLDIGSSAIKVVQLKSTKRGYQLVNFGMEPVPPQTIVDGSVMNASAAAEAIASLFAQLKIRHTDVAIAVAGHAVIIKKITVPQMTREELEEQIHWEAEHHIPFAKDDVEIDHQILESSAIDNQMEVLLVAAKKDVVADYVEAVREARLNPMVVEVAAFSLQNCYELNYGRPNETVALLNIGASISTVNILQNGQSAFTRDVTLGGNAYTEEIQKQLGVGYEEAEAYKCGGTAGDEVIPEEVDEILRQQAEAMAGEFQRSFDFFLATTSSGQIDRVVLAGGTAQVPALRKAIERRARLPIEVLDPFKTVTVDESTFDMDYVRANAPTAAVAVGLALRQEGDNL
- a CDS encoding PilN domain-containing protein, yielding MIRINLMPVRQVRKVQARRRQFAVLGAVLAVELIALFIVHENQASALEERRRAVSELQGEIEQLKQEVGDFDKLKQQRDQLVAQREVINSLQKGRTGPVAMLRELSGILSVGKGPMVDQTAYEALLHRDPGAGYNPRWNPRRLWVERIDEARKQLTILGKAKDHDDVAELLKRLALSKFFTNVQLKRDDQIFDDRLKLRVVRFSLTCAAKY
- the pilO gene encoding type 4a pilus biogenesis protein PilO — translated: MALGVNEVLQQFDRLQLKLKLAMLGIIVAGVAAAFYFLLYADLVDQTNAMQAQVAELQSEKASYEDKKQRYIAFRAEVKGLLQEKKELVKVLPTEAEIPNFLQSLHSQAELAGLNIITFDKQSEVARDFYAEIPVRMLITGTYHQINKFFYSVGQLKRIVNIRDLGLGDVQDTAQGMVLKARFVSSTYRFLEKNPG
- a CDS encoding pilus assembly protein PilP, producing MTARAAYLATIAVASLLLAASCDDAPPAAPAAAGAAAAPAAAAAAPAVVAPAPSASAESSRLEFVDRDFVESLENRDPFRPYVAEFLTTPQRTAKIQRKVILGRYGLDELDLIAVVAGNARARAMFRDPTGLGVTVRRGDYISKSAGKVKDILPDRVVVEIQENLEGGQTAADRVIEMHPKDEQGEERP